The stretch of DNA GGATGTCTACCCACACTTGATGGATGGCATAGGAAGTTATCGTGAGCAGGGCCTCTAGGTCCAGTCAAATCAAGGTTTCCATATGGTGCTGCTGGTACTTGAAAAGGAGGTAGAGTCATCCTTGGATTTGCTGATTCTGTTATATCCAATCAACGAATAACAATTGTCATTGAGGAATAGATAAGGTAAATCTAGATAGTAGAGTACACGAGAAATTTGAGGTAGTTAATACTAGAAAACATATAAAACTGACTCAAGCAATATGCTGCATACCTTTATTCAAccattattatataaaaatagacTAGAGAAACTTTTCATACATTACAGAGTAGCATGAAGTTTTAGTCCTTGAAAGATTGGGACTGCGTCCTTTGAATCACccaaaagtatttaaattaacatacaaATTTGTAccttaaaaaaatccaaattggACTCAACCAAATCCTTTATGCTAAATTGTTATGATTTAAACAATCTTTTGGAGGACTAGATTTCCTACTGATTGAGTCAATTTTCAAAACGGTGTATATTGTTGTCAATTGATGGAAATAATCTTCTGAAAACTGATTCAATGTAAAAACTCAACATTTTAAGGGTAAGAATATTAGCCTACTTGGTAAATAGGTGTGAAAGGGGTAGGGGTGTTGACGGAATGTAAAGTCCTCATTCCTTTATGCATGGACGTAGTATAAGTAATATTCACCACAAATCAGGCTTATTATCTTATTGCTACATGAATCTACAAGACTCTGACTGGATAGCTACttattcaaatcaaattatagGATACCAACATCAGGTAAACAGTAACTGATAAACATATCGGTACCTGGATGTGTTGATGAATATTGTGCCATAAGAGAGCCACCAACATTTGGAGGGAAACTATCCGGTGCAGCCTGGATACCGGTATTGTTCCTTTTGTTAGAAGAGAAAGCACTCATCGGATCTGTATAAAAGTCAAACCTTGGAGCAGCATATGATTTATCCCATGATGGCATAGTTAAAGGAGCTTCAATCAGGGGATTTGAGAGAGAACCGGCCATCGCAAAACCTTCCACAGCACCAGAAACTTCAGCATGATCAGCTTGCATGCGCATTTCTCTCAGCCTTTTCTTCCTCTGCTCTGAATCCTCCATGTAACCTGAGAATCCAAATAGTAATTACAGGCACAATATAAATAAGCAATAATAGCCACCATAAAAATTGTCTCAAACACATCAACTACTGCTCGTAAACAGCAAAAACAATAAGCAAAACAAACAACTCATAAACTTATGAAAAGCTGTTAATTTTGCAAGTAATTTATTAACTTCTCAAGTCCCAGATTTTTATTCAAAGCGCAGTTTTACCTATTTCAGAAAACGCATAAGACAGCACTGGTCAAATTTGAACCTTTTCACTCAACACTGGATAGTAAATCACAACATAGTTTACCAAACACATACAGGACTACCTGCAAGGAGTACAAATATTTACTAGTTCACTTTTAGTATAAAAGAGAACTTTGTGCCTTTCAAAACATTAATAGATAAATCCTGTACAAATTGCAATTAGGACAACCAAGTTAACAATCAATTGATCAAAATTACAATTGAAACTTCAATTCAAGCTTTGTAGAACTAATAAATCACCTTGCTTGAACCTATTTTACTGGGTCGTGCTGCAGACTATGAGAAGAAGAGTCTAAATATAAGGCAAAATCGAAGAGAGGGAGAGAAAAGTAACAAGACCTGCAACCTCAAACTGAATTTTGTAGCAAGTAACTTCATATATACTATTGTAACCATTTAACTCCAAATAGCGGGtgattttattgttattagAAAAGTGATCCAACAGATCTAATACACTGACGAATATAGGAAGACAAGGTGCAAGAGCAAACACACGAGACATTTGAAGAGATCTATAGGCATCCTTGCAGTCAAACTCAACCCTTACTGTATcacatttctcaaattttgtgTAGTTCTATAACCTTTTAAGTCTGTCTCTACCCACTCTCCAACTTCAAATAATCCCATCTAACAATCAACACGACAAATTAATAATGTCATTCTTTATCGATAACATCAATTTATTCATTAACTATATTGATTCCCACTCACCACTCAAATTTTGTGTAGTCTATAATAAAGAATTTGTTACTAATTTGATGACTCTCCTGTACCAACTGAAGGCATCAATTTATCAATTTCCCATGTATCTCCCGCATCAACAACTTAGAATTAGCAGCAATGTGTTTGCTTTTATTAACAATATCTCTACATAACTCATGTCTAGGAGCTGGCCTCACTGTTCTTAATTGAAAAAGGGGACTTCTTAAAACATTGCTACTATACAATTCTCGCGCTGGATGAACATGCTTCCACCAGAAATCATATAGGGCTATTTTCATTACATCCCAATACTCAGCATCACGATGCAACCTGAATAGACTACTACCATTAGGAGTCCAAACATAAAAATCCATCCAATCCCTTCCTAGAATCTCCATTAAACCCTGAGCTTGAGGAATATAGTGAATTGGAATACGAGACCAAGGGAAAGCTTTATTTAAGTCCCCACTGAAATATGGACACTTTATCTCCAGTACTCCACGAGAAGGCAATTCATGCACTAGACTGTCAATTACACCATCTGGTGAAGCAGCAAGCCAGCTGTCTTGTGGGTGTGAATCATAGACCTGAAATTCAGGAAACAACACAGTATTTCCAGTTATCAGTTTGTATCTTTCAAGTGCTTCCTCCTCTTTGATATTGCTCCAACAGGTGGCAAGGTTTCCAGAGAAAGGTTCAATAGCACCAATCTTCTCTAACCACAGCTGGACCCTTTGCCGACGCCAAAACCCAATCGCAGCAGCAAAAGTGCTAGCTGTCAATTTGTTTCTCCTAAGTGCTTGCCAGTTTTTAAACCAATGTTGAAGGCAGCTAGCTTGAAGGACTGAATAAGTTTCAACAGATCTGTATTTTAACATGCCACCAAGTGAGTGCAATTTTCTAGAAGGTTTCTGAAGCACGGTATTGGTATTAGTTTCTCTAAAAACCAGCACAGAAGCATTACTACTAAAGTTTCTCTTATTACTTAGGCATGACTTAGGCATGCAACAAGTGCATCCACATAACAGCAACTTTGGTGCCTGAAACATTGCAGCCAAACATGAGAGAATGAAAGAGCAATTTCACCATCGTTAAAAAAGAGATAACTGTCACTTGAACTTTAGATGTAAGCTAGGCAACAATGGGTAAATGGTATTTAAGAGAACAACAGTGCATCATGGCAATGGCAAGTTTTCTACAAACGTTGAACATGTATATGGTCTCATTCCCGGTTAGCAAAGAAACATTAGTAGAAAGCTCATCGATTGAAATTCTTAAAATCAGAACAGCTTTCCTCATTAAAGTTCATAGGAATTTATGTGATAATTGTGACATTTCATTAAACATAATGACACAAGGATTCACAAACCCACAGAAACAGAACATAGCTAAACCATGAAGAACATTGAAGAGGTTACGTCCTTATGATCCTATGATCGTGGGCCGATCCTTCTGGTCGATCCCTCTGGTCCTATGATCGACTCTGGTTCTATGATCGACCCAACCCCAACGCTCTTACCTTTTTCAACTAGGGTTCCGTTCGTCGATCTGAGTCGCCGTCCTCGCAGTTGCCGGTGCTTGCCGCCCTCACACTAGCTCGCCGTGCAGTCCGCGATGCTTAGCCTCTGGTTGTCTCTTTTATTTTGCTCTCCGACCTCTGTTTATTTTAGGGTTCCTTTGGTGATGTAGTTGCCTTGGTTCTTGGTTGTTTTGCGGGCAGCCCGATTGGTTGTTCTGCTGACATCCACACAGTGTGTGTTTGAACAACACACAATAGTTGATTCTACCTTAGTAAATCATGGTCAAACCATGAAAAAGTAGAAGGAACGCTGCTTCACCTTGACCATGAAAAAATGATTGATTTTTTCTACCGAGAATCCATTccaacacaaaacaaaaatccagtgCAACCCAGTTTAGGAAATAACATGCCAACTAACTTCAATTAACTCAGCGGCTATCATTGAACTCCATTCTCTTACAAAAAATCACTTCAAATTAAAATGCTTGAAATTCTAAGATATTTTAAGTACGTGCAGAGGTAAATTTTCAGGGAGAGCGCTAAGAAAGAGTCAAATCGTACATCACACAATCACCACAACAACGATGGAAAATTTCCAAAGAGAACAAACATTAAGTAATTTTTCAATACAAGTTTAAGTTCCCATCCCCTTTTTGGGCTTTTTCCTTCCTAACCTAAAATCAgacaaaattcagaaaaaaaaaaaaaacataattgcgCGACGAAGATTTTGACGTAACAAAGAAACGTTTAATGTAAACTCACAGTGATTCGGTCTTCTATCCTCAAATCCTTTAGCTGAAAGTTTCcaagaaaacagaaaatgaaGTTCTAAAGAAAGCGGGAAAAGCTTAAGATTAGGTTATAGCAAAATAAAAAGTGTGAGAAGGAGACACATACAATTACGATAGTAACCCTCTGAATCGCATTGGAGATGCATTAAACGCGATTCATTGACACGGTAGCGTGGAGGAACTTCAGGCCCACATTATCATTTTccgttaaaaaaaataattagtatttaggaactataaatgtttattttatatgattaaaaaatagtatttagaaatatataaattatactattataatttattttaaatggaAACTATTTTATTAGACCAATTGTacagaaaattaaatttaaaatagaattaaatggcacatttttaaaagttaaaaggtaAGTCTGTGAAATATGGAGTATGGATTCAAAATGATAAAAACTTTTTACAGTGAGAAAATGGATGATCAAGAGATCTAATTAAGTTACTTCAACCCATACGTAAATTGTTCtacaactaaaaatattaagaaagacgattatttatataaactgtggtaaaaaataattataaaaacactATAATGAAAAGTTACTTAAGggattgaaaaaacaaaagtcactaaatttttaaagtaaatgtCCAATTCTCTaacttcttttaaaaaattgtctttGTGGCTTCATGTAGGTTCATTCGAAAGCTTCAATGCCAAATAAAATTGTGTTTGATTAAAACAAAGCCTTTTTAGTATTTTGGatgttttatgaattaaaaaaaaatcagcacAGATGCAGTAAAAGTtctatttgtatatattattgatttatataataaaaaaaacctatTACAGTAtactttatctttttttcaCACATAATGTCACAATTTAATGAAAGTAACACTAATATAACAATCATTCATATCACTTAATTTACGTTTGATCCACAGCACAGCGATTAGACGTTAACCATGCACAATGacatttttgttgttattaaataattaaaatttagtttgaCATGTAAATATCATATGTAATGTTGTTTCGTTTTAAAGGGAGTAAATTTGCGAGGAAAGAAATAAGACATTTTGTGATGTTCGTTTAAGGGTATTTCTGCAAATGGTAGAGCGGGGATGCCAGGAATCCATCATATTTGTAAATCGCGGGCATAATGCGAAAATTTGGTGGGATTGGTTTGGAGTATTACATATTTATCCCTCTCATCTCTCTCCGCTGCAAACACACTCTCGTTGCAACCATGACTCGCTGCAACCATGAGAATTGTTGCGGAGAAAACCAGATCTGATCCCATGTGTGAAGAATTCGATCCCACTGTGCTGTATCGGATACCTGGTCTTGGATTCGATAGTTGGATCGGATACGTGCTCTTGGATTCGTTCCAGGCTGGATCGGatatgtgctcttggattcgtTCCAGGCTGGATCGGATAcgatttctttttattaattttttttagtttcatttgttgtgttttaaaaaattaacaaattaatttacaatACTAATTTAACTAAGGGCTAAGTGATAATTTGATTATTACTTctactaaaacatattttttaatctatcacatcaatcaaatctttcccaaactttcacaaaaattacttctaaatttACTCACCATCACttctaaatcccttaaaaaaaacaacacaaatttcacccTTAAATCAACTCAAACCCATCCACTCACTCTCTCTCAATCACTCTCCTACAAGTGAACACAGCCTAAATCtatatttgttgattttatgtCATACATAAATTTATGCTTCAcctataagggttaaatataaatttcaaaatttacgtCTAGCACTTGTCAGAcgtaaaattctttaaaaaagtCCTACAACATGAATTAGTTCTCACTTTCTTCTCTAGGCAAAGTGTATTGTCAATGACAACAAAATTTTGGAGGGTGTTAGGTGTTCCATTGGTGACCTAAAGTTGTGTTTGGCCATTTTCGTGTGTGGTGTATTGGAAAACATCTTTCtctttgaatatttttcttcattgaGGTTAGCTTCACATCCTTATCGTATGTGTGTGACTGTTTTTAGAAGAACTTAATCATTGTTTTGCATGAATATCCTCCTTTGTTGAGTAAAATGTGAGTTTGATGATTTTTgtttgatatattaattttagatttattagatgttttatgtttaaattatctTAGATTCATTAGATGTttgactaatttaaaatttcattaaattataaattattattaggtGCATTGTAAGTTTATAAAGGTGCATTGTTAgtttatattaagatttattaaaattttagatgtaAACATTAATTGAACCTTAGTTCTCGTTTGAGATTTAGtgcaaataattaaattttaattgtttgtattaaattttgaattgttcatgggacaatttaaatttttttttcataatttattaatattgtacATTGTAagtttatgcataaatttgataaaattttggttcaaataattttgtgttgttctttGGATGCCTACTTGACTATGGTCATGAGTGACCACTTTATTTTGTGTACTTTGGAGATAAATGTTACATATTGttgaaattttatcaaatttataatgataaaattctTTGTGTACATGTTagtgaattatgattttttttttctaaatggaTAGGGTCTCACcttgtgataattaaaaattgagattGATGAAATTTGTTACCAATGTAGGATCAAAATTGGATGAATGCACGTACATTagtaaataatatgaaaaaggagTTTATGAGTTCTTGCAATATGCTTAAGAATACATTATCTTTGTGAACGAGGCGTATTGGTGTCCTTATGTTCGTTGTTTGAATTAGATACGTCAGGATTTGGGCAAAATGCATTATCACTTATTGATCTTCAATTTAGTAAGGAGTTATACAATTTGAACTTGGCATAAAGAAGTATTAAACAACCCTACGACATCATGAACAACAAAATATGTggaaaaatgaatgaatgatcGTTTAAAGGACATAGTACATGATGTTggtgaagaaaattttggaagagttcatttatataatattttgaagtcCGATTCAGATGAACAATTTTATCCAAGATGCGCTAATTTTACGTGTTTGTCGACAACTTTGACATCTTTCAATTTAAAAGCAAGAAATGGATGGACGGATAAAAGTTTCACAAAATTGTTGGAGTTATTGAAGGAGATGCTTCCAGAAAATATCATATCACCTAATTGTAATAAAGAGGCAAAGAAAATTATATGTCCAATGCAAGAATATACATGTATCCCTAATGATTGTGTATTGTATATAGACAAGTTTGTTGCATTGATGGTGTGTCCAATGTGTAGGTTATCATAGTTTGAAAAGAAAGTTGATGGAAATAATGTTAATGAAGGAACAGATAGTCCTCCTGGTAAGGTGTTGTGGTACCTTCTCATAATACCTAGGTTCAAACGATGGTTTGCCATTAAAGAAAATGCAAAGAACTTGACATGACATACAAATGGAAGAAAGTGTGACAACATGACGACATGATAAAAGGTGTGAGACCCTACTATTGATAAAGATGATGACATGACGGAAACAAAGGATGATCCTCTTTCAAACCTTGTCGACATTTTTCCTAAGTTGAATAGAAAACCAATAAAGATACAATGGGACTTTTGAGTATTTGTAATCGAATGTCATGTCCCATTTTACATTACCCTTTCTGATGCATTGAAGCTGGTTGGTGGAGACAAGATGTTATAAACATTTGTATCATCCAAATTTGGTGCATGTAAGTAGTAATGTGTCCTCTATATTTACTATATTAAAATTACTACATTTAATGTATAATTCATTGTCTTAGGTATATGGATGCAATGAGTGCGGAATGTATGGAATTTTTTAGCCTCAAAGCATTCAAAGATATGGCATCATAAGGGCTTAAGCCACAAAAGATATGGCATCATGGATTACCACCTCACTAAGACATGTTTACTTTGCTCCATACATTGAACCATTAGTCTTAATTAGTGagtcatttttttatgttatggtAATTATTAAACTAACCAGTTCTTCTTCATTGTAGGTCTCATTGACAATTAATAGTCCTCATTCTTGAAAAACCTAATTGTCTGGTTTTATTCCATTCATAAGAAACCCAACAACAAACTAAAGGCTTTTCTACACTAGTTTGTTAAAACTTTCATCCAATTAGTAATTGACTAAGGTGTCTTCAATTTAGCTAGAGTTGTGGTTGCAACAAGTCAATTATTATACAGGAGCAAACAAAgacaaattcaatttatatatctTTAGGTTAGATATCAcaacttaaattaattattttgtgtagAAGTTGTACGATATTAATTTTTTCGTCTATTATTTTAGCGTAATAAGTAAAGTAATTCCTTTCAATATGGGTACTACATTATGTATTGGATCAAAACTACCATTAGAGCACGAGTCATTAGAAATTGGACAACGGTACGTAAACACTTATAACTTGTGCATGAATTGTATGGTTTGAGAAACTTTATACATAATGGTATTTAGTAATCCCTCACCCATATCAAAGGAGAATGTGACTGAAATAAGATGAGAGTGGGCAAGCTATCTCTTCAAGCATGTAGATGATTAAGTTTTGattagttttttctttcaagTTAGATTACCTTTTTTATCAttagatatttattttgattttgtaaaatgTACTGAAAATGTTATATTCGAAATGTATATGTTGTTTTGGATATTTTCTAGTTTTTAGGTTTTTGTTTCATGCCCAaaccaatttaatttaaaataaaaataaaaactaaaaactttaGGTCTACTATTGCACTGACAGACATAAATTTACGTCTATTAGGACATTAGCAGTACGTCTGTTATTGTTGTATCAAACGTAAATTTGAtgtaaaatatagaaaaaggCTAAAAAGTTATGTTTCTTGTCTCTACATCAATTGTACATTACAAATGCAACAAATGTAAATTTACGTATGTTATTTGTTCAACCGATGTAAACTTACGTCTGTTATGAatgaaataaacataaatttatgtttgttattttgtcaacaaacataaatttaccTCAGGAATTTTAGgagacgtaaatttacgtttTCTACAATTATGTTTGACCTAAAATAGAcataaaaaacctaaaatatcaaACGTAAAAGCCATTTTCTTAGTAAGTgcaacaatttttaatattaaaaactataacAAATCATAGTTAGGAATTTTAAGCATGACTTTAAAGTTCTATATggactagaaatgagaaagttaagtgacatataataaaaaaagataatcaTAAATGTTGAACAACAAGGTTATGTGTTGGAAGTTGTATAATGGTATCTTATATATacaaatcataattattatagTGAATCTTCATAATTGGTGGCAGAACTTTGTTTGTTTTTAGGAGTCCCCCACACACCTCAACtttttttacttcttcttcattgttttttattaaaatctaataatattttcaaatttttgaaatataagtgttcaaaatgttattttttaagagataaaactcaaataattataggatttaaaaacataaagaaagaTGATAACatttatcatgatttttttactttcacTTGTCATCAAGTATTTTGttactaaatttttaatatcatattcaAAAGAAAACTAGTTTAAAACTTCaactttactattttattgtagATGTTCTTAACCATTCAAATTTGATCTCTTTgttaataatagaaaatacattttactcgataagaattttagttttcaataaTGATTAATCAAAAcaagattgaaaaataaaatgaaaaataaatgtcttatacaaaatatgattatttacattaaaaaaaactaaaaattatgtatttggtttaattatcgACAAActcaataaattgaaaaaataaaaaataatttattagatatacgtaatttcttttataaatataattacattaaagtacacaattatttttttatattaatgataataataaaatatataaattttgagtatattatttttacttttcaacATTAATGCTCAAAATTTACTATTGTTAATAATctatttatatacaaaatttcaACATTAAAAATTCAAGTATGAGTTGAAATACCCATATTAAAAGCAAGAAAGttgaaaaacatataaaaaaaaaaaaacacctacaaaaattcaacatatttaaaataaaaagaaaatgtatgaCAATCATACTCTTTATACATTTTAGTTTGGTTTTGATGTTTAACTATATATCTGTCAAGAAAAAGTAATTTAGGAAAGGTTTAATCATGTCTTTGGTTCCCATTTTGaagtcaaaatctcaatttggtacccgaatttttaaaagtctcaaatttgtccctttttttgttaaaacgtcttAAGTTTGTCCTTTCTGTTAAGTTTGGTTAggcggtgttaaatggggtgtcacgtgtcagttcctcaatttttttattattatttttttattttttattttttgaattttttttaaaaaataaaaaaatttgccacgtgtcaagctgtcgtAGTGCCACATGGTAGTGATAGAGTGATGTGGTAGTgacaatgacacgtgtcagtattatgccaggtgtcattttcttggtctcaatttggtccatgtattctaatttttgtctcaatttagtccctatttttgtaaaagtaatccAATTTCGTgtttctccaaattaaaacaaaaattaattttatataaatgttatacaaatatttttattaaatttgatatttttattcaaattgatatttttattatatatttttaacatagctaagtttatttaatattgtatttcacattcaactttacttaaaattgttttcaaattttaaatttatatgttttttattgttacataaactagttaatttatgaattttttttctactaacattattttctactaacaactttaaaacaattttaaataaagttcaatgtaaaatattaattaaatgaacttaatttggttaaaaatatttacttgaaatatcaattttgatggaaatatttatgtacatttatatagaaattaaatttgatttcaatttgaagagagacaaaattactaatttttacaaaaattgagactaaattgagacaaaaattaaaataaagggaccaaattgagaaattGGAAATGACataagtgacacgtgtcattgtcactaccacatcactttgtcactgccacgtgacacgatgacagcttgaccgtggcaatttttttgatttttttttaaaaattcaaaaaaataaataaataaattcaaaaaatccaggaACTGATATCTGACACCTCATTTAACGTCTTCTAGTCAGACTTAACAGAAAGGACAAACttgagacgttttaacaaaaaaatggaCAAATTTGAGACTTTTATAAATTCGGGTACCAAAGTTGAGATCTTAACTCCAAAATGGAAAccagaaacaaaattaaacctTTAGAAAACGTCCCAAAATGTTTGGACTGTGCAAAAgtcaaagaataaaataatatataaacacatAACAA from Vigna unguiculata cultivar IT97K-499-35 chromosome 8, ASM411807v1, whole genome shotgun sequence encodes:
- the LOC114195050 gene encoding uncharacterized protein LOC114195050, whose translation is MFQAPKLLLCGCTCCMPKSCLSNKRNFSSNASVLVFRETNTNTVLQKPSRKLHSLGGMLKYRSVETYSVLQASCLQHWFKNWQALRRNKLTASTFAAAIGFWRRQRVQLWLEKIGAIEPFSGNLATCWSNIKEEEALERYKLITGNTVLFPEFQVYDSHPQDSWLAASPDGVIDSLVHELPSRGVLEIKCPYFSGDLNKAFPWSRIPIHYIPQAQGLMEILGRDWMDFYVWTPNGSSLFRLHRDAEYWDVMKIALYDFWWKHVHPARELYSSNVLRSPLFQLRTVRPAPRHELCRDIVNKSKHIAANSKLLMREIHGKLIN